TCTGTAAATTGTCTTTTCTCGTGAGACTGAACTGTCGCTAACTGTCGAGTCCtctgagacagacacagggaagTTGTAATGTGCTGACGGTCTGGATGCTGAGTCCAGTCTGCAGGGTTTAGACTCACTGTTGGTGCActgctgcctccctcctctccagtcaCAGCCGCTCTCCGCCCAGCAGCTCACACTGCGGCCCTTCATGGGGCACTCGGCGCCGGGCTTGGAGAAGCCGCCCAGGTTGGAGTTGTAGTCTCGGTTATAGTACATGGACGTGCTGGTGACGGAGGGGCCGAAACCTCCCATGGTAGAGTATCCGGACAGCAGGGTGGTGGTGCCTGTGGAGCCCATCCCCACCATGGAGCGGCTCAGGATGTCGCTGATGCCGTGAGGGGTCCCTGCCTGCAGCTGGCTGTTGAGGCCCGGGTTGAGCTTGTAGAAAGAGTTGGGCACTGAGTACTGGCACACGGGGGCCTTGAGGTCCGAGGGGAATTGGTTCAGGCTGTTGTTGAACAGGAAGGACCCCTGGATGTTTGGATCCATGGGGAGTACTGTAACTCTGCCTCCAGGTCTCAGTAACACATCCAATAAGATCCAGGCAGGAAAAGACCTCTGAGGGGCCCACGAGGAGTTCTCTCACCCAGCAGGCGATGTCTGGATCTGGGATCACACCCACCGTCCCCAGATACTCAGATAATTAAGAGCACTAATAGAAATTTGAGCGAAGTCCCCGGTGTTTGCCGAAGTTGTTACAACATCagaaacagtgcagcagcagcagcagcagataaactCTTCACTCTCGCCCTTCGCCTCTTCTCAGCCACAGCGTGGTCTGTGATAATCCCATATCTGAAATCTCGGGCGAGCCGGATTTTAGCGTTCTCCTAAAGACATGCGCCTCCTGCCGCCTCTCCCCACAGATATCAAAAATAAGCAGTATCTGGAAATGGAGTGACACCTTGATAAAGCTGGGCCACATTAGAATGCAGCCTGGGATTGGCCTGGGCCTCACAGCTTTAGCGGCGTCCTATTGGCTCCTCTCCGAAAGCCAAGCCTTTTATTGGAAGGCAGCAGATTAATAGTGTTTTGAACAGGTGGAGTGGGAACAAGTTGATTTTTTGATGGCCTGCCATGTCTGACCAAGTGGAGCAGAGGCAGCTGAGCCCGGAGcgcacagaggaggagaagaagaagggtcGCTCTGCTTCCTGCTTTAATCCTGGAGAAATGCAGCTCTGAAGCGAATGAGAATGGGTATATTGTAGATAATGTAGATAACAAAATCTACATTTAGGCACCAGTTCATGTCAGTTAAGACATTATATATCTGGTTCAGGTCATAAATAGTCTGTAATTCATCTGACAGTGTGATCCATATAACTATCAGATGTGTTTTACTCCTCCTTCTGTGCTTgagaaatatatataatataataaaatatattttaaaaaatgcaaaggaggcaaaaatatatattcaaagaaaaacaatcagcTGACACAGTTTACAGTATTCACAGAGTCTCTTATTTTCATTGACTCTGCTGCATCTTCCACTTTCAATATGAGGTGACAGTGCAGCACATGACTGCGTATGAATGAATAGTAttataatagtaatagtaatagtaatagcaatagtaatagtaatatgATTAGAGTGCCATAAAAACATCATATTAATTCACTGTAGTGTTCTGTGTTAAAAATGGGGAAATGTTGTCTTTACCATTAAAATTACTTATAAATTGTTTCATGAAGTTGACATGAAAATATAGAATTCAGGTACAAGATTTAGTTGTTTATTCAGTTATATGAACTTTATAAACAAATTTAGCCATACAAATGTTAATATTATGGGATTTAGTGTAGTATAGATGCACGGGTGAGTTTTTGTAATTCTTGCAGTTTTCCTTATTTTAATACACAGTTGTATCAGAAGTTGTATTGCATATGAAAGTTTACAAACCTACAATCTAACATTTGGTCTGCAGCATATAAATAGATTCCTCATAAACGGTTGTGAAATTTTATGTTGCAAGTCTGCACACACCTCCAAACTCTGGATATGTTTAAGGAGCGGCCTGAATTTTGGTCACTGCAGAAAGGAAAGCTAGGAACTTTCCAAgagtgatgatgtcattttgGATTTTCCCGTTAAGGTCTCATCCTGTCACATGATCAGGACTGCCGACCAATGAGGAGTGAACATGATTAACCAATGACAGCAGAGAAGGTTTTGAAGTGTGGAGCTCTGCCTGTTCTCATCACATGTATGCAATTCCTGTAAATACACGGAGCCTGTCTGGAATGTGATATCCAGGATTTTGGTGGCATTTTCCATGACGTGCTGAATCAGGGGGCTTTTGCAAAGTTTCTCAAAAAGGAGCTTATTGCACTGGGATAAAATCATACTCAGGACATTCAAATATTAGATTCACTCAGCTTTTAAGAACAAAATCTGCTCATATGGAGTCAAGAGGGGAAAAAGATGCATCTCACTTTTACAGTAAACACAAGCGAGTGCAGTGAGGTGATACATGAAAGCTagagacacacactgtgaaagGTTATATACAGGCAGAAGCTGAAACCTTCTCTCTGTAACATCAAAATACAGGCAGCACATCATGAATTATGATTTTATTGTGACCTTTATATCACCGTctcaaatatacagtatttctttattttgtgcaCGGAAACATACAAAATACGTGTTTGCATGATCTTTGTTGGTCAGCACAAAGCAGTCACAAGATGCTGACCAGTTATTAAACTGATACTCCgatgctgtttttattgctgctcTAACAGTTACTGACTTCAGGGAAGTCACATGTAGTAGCACTAAAACACTGTTGGCACCGCGCCCCACACAATGTGAGCTTTAGGTAAATTTCCAATGTTTGGTATGTTCCTCAGTCCCTCCCCTTTCACTATCCATGTGatgcaggaaatgtttttgttgtcaagCCACATGTGCTCGCTGTTTTAAAGGCAGCCAACACTCCCCCTTCACGACAACTGAGCCGAGATACAGACGCGAGCACATCTTCTGTGAGGAAAgagctgtctgctgcttcaACATGGCTAAGGAGGGTGACCACAGGGACACAGGTAAGATGTTTGCTGTTGCTCTTTATGGAGACACTGGATATGCAATTTACAAAACTGTAAGTTTAAATATTAATAAGGTCTGCTTGTCAGTTTGCTAAAACTAAATATTCATACTGAAACTAAGCTGATCGAAAGtaatttacagttttacattaaaacacaaaaagtttagtgtcagttgattttttttaagctgttAATGTTGacaatacatatatttttatatattattactTTGAAAATAGCtctttcgttttttttcttatgtacATCATTGTTGTTAAAAATTAAACCAGGGCTCTCGTAAAACAGAAGCGAGCTGTTGTTCATTCCCTTTTCTTATCATTTATGGCTGCTGTAAAACTGATtagtgaaaagaaagaagacttGAAGCAAACAGAAATACGGCAATAAAGTGTATAATAATGGGGAGATAACGGGAAAGTATACAGTTTACTGGAAATGTTCAGCTTATCACTGATGAGAGGAAGCTTTACACAGAGCAGCTGTAGGTTTATGGTATAGCTTCAGTGAGTGGGTCACACCTGTGGGATGAGTATGGATGCACACGAGTGGGTTAGCGTTTACTGCAGCTCACCTTTTGACAAATCAGCTGATGTTATGAATAGACAGTGTTCACTTTAACCTGTTCATCAAAAGTGAAAAGAGTATGCTACTTTCAATATGACTTGTTTACAACTTAATCCAATGTTATACACATAAAACCTTATTGTCTTTCTTATTATaacactgcaataaaaacaaatattgctCACATCTGAGAGGGTTATGGTGTTTAGAAATGACACTTTTGTCACATTATGTCAAGCAACAGCTTGATCTTATTAGAATAAGTTGTCGATGATTTCATATAATTTTATAATGGAAGACAAAATCTCTTCTTATCATCCAAAATTCAGCACAATTTCTGCACAAAAAGTCACTGTTTACTACGTTGCATTCAGATAACAGTGGCAAAACTTCCCAGCTTGTCTGTAACACATGCATGATATCCATGTGCTGGCGCTGCAAAATAATTTACTGTGTACAAACGTGGCTTGCACATCAAGAGTGATTTTGATCAACTGTGATTTTGTTGCTGCCGCAGAGAGGCCACACAGGTGTTCCATGTCCTGCCTCGGTCCTCTGACCTTCCACAGTCAGGCTGTGGGAGTCAAGGTCCGCCTGAGCCGGGGCTGTCTACTCGCAGAGAGATCGGGGGGCACGTTCAAGCACGGCCTGGTGTTCAGCAGCCGCCCGCTGAAGATCAATGAGAGGATTCGTCTGAGAATGGAGAAAGACGCGGATCACTGGCATGGAGCTGTGCGCGTGGGCTTCACCAGCACGCCGCCTTCAGCCAGGTCTCTGCCTCTGCCCACCATGGCCATCCCCGACCTCACCGACACACCTGGGCACTGGGCCGCTCCTGTGCATGAATCCTACTGCCAAGCAGGTTCAGAGCTGGAGTTCTGGGTTTCTTATGGAGGCGCCATATACATCACAAGCAGCAACACCAAGCAGCAAAAACTGCTTGAAGGAGTGGATCTGAGCCGGCCGCTGTGGGCCATGATAGACATCTACGGAAAGACACGCTCCATTTACCTACTGGGTCAGTTTACTTGTaaataacaatgacaatgttttttGTGATACTGTCTGTTTTCCTTGTTCTGATTTATGAACAGGATATTTCACATGCCTCATTAATGCATCCACCCTTTGCTGCAGGCTCAGAGAAAAGAGGGCTTCTTTGCACCAGACGGTCCTGTCCTGCACCTGAATGCCTCACCTCACCTGACGTTAAGAACCACTACAGTTTGATTCCTCATGGAGACAGTGATGAATGCATGTCGTCTTTTGACACTGAAGACCCAGCAGGTGAGAAAGAGTCCTGCCAGCAACGTGCTATCTCATTTCAGTGCTTCGCTGCTTGTGTTGAATTTAGCGTTTGTCAGTCTTGTAATTGTGATTTCTCGGTTTTGATCGCAGATGACAACATTGTATTGGACTGTGTTGTGTGCATGAACAGGAACGCCACGACCTTCCTGCCTTGCGGCCACCGCTGTCTGTGTCGCCGCTGCACCCCCAGAGTGGTCCAGCAGTTTGGCTGCTGCCCGCTGTGTCGGCAGGACATTGGCGCTCCTTTAACGGAGGTGTGCTAAGCTGCAGAGTGactgtgacaaagaaaacacgATGACTGGCACCTGCTTCATGTGCTCTGGTGGTGGTTGGGGAGGTTTGCCATCTGTGACCCTGATTGACCAACCAGGAAACTTTGTGACATGTTATTCAACTGTCTCCtccttaaaatgtaaatgttgtacAGCACATGTAAGATAAGAAACACTGAGATGCTGATGCGAAGATACTGAGCTGGAGTATTTCCTGATAACGTAAAAGAATGTGTGAAACTTTAGTAGGAGACAGCAGTTTTATTGTGACTGTTGAATAAGGATAAAcgaattttttttcttttggtgaaGACAATTGATGGCacataatttaaaatgtaatttaaatgttCCTCCTGTACAGTTTATATTTGCCTCCTTGGTGAAAATCTTACATCAATCTATGCTTTTGTTAAGTTAGTTTTCTCTGAAACtgatgttttatatatatttgattGTAAAAATATGACTGTAAAAAGAAAGTAAATGTTATTATATTTATCattcttcttttgtgtgtgtgtgatacaaaTTCCTAAAACATCTCTGCCTATTAgctaaaacagctgttttcagctcttcacaAGGTCCATAAACTAAATATTCATACTGAAACTAAGCTGATCGAAAGtaatttacagttttacattaaaacacaaaaagtttagtgtcagttgatttttttaagcTGTTAATGTTGACAAGACATAtaatttttatatattattactCTGAAAATAGCtctttcgttttttttcttatgtacATCATTGTTGTTAAAAATTAAATCAGGGCTCTCGTAAAACAGAAGCGAGCTGTTGTTCATTCCCTTTCTTATCATTTACGGCTGCTATAGAACTGATtagtgaaaagaaagaagacttgaagcaaacagaaatacagcaatTAAGTGTATAATAATGGGGAGATAACGGGAAAGTATACAGTTTACTGGAAATGTTCAGCTTGTCACTGATGAGAGGAAGCTTTACACAGAGCAGCTGTAGGTTCATGGTATAGCTTCAGTGAGTGGGTCACACCTGTGGGATGAGTATGGATGCACACGAGTGGGTTAGCTGCAGCAAACAAATGATTGACTCGCATCTGCTTGATGTGGTCAAAATGTGGAGGCGTGAGAGGGTTATGGTGTTTAGAAATGACactgttttgtcacattatgTCAAGCAACAGCTTGATCTTATTAGAATAAGTTGTCTATGATTTCACAATATTTTATAAGCAAAGACAAAATCTCTTCTTATCATCCAAAATTCAGCACAATTTCAGCTCTTCACAAGGTCCAGAATGAATTGTCTAGAGGATGTTTTTCATGGATTTTGGAAATTAAAACATGCATCCACGTACTGCTAATACCAAACCTGCAGTCCCTCATCATTGCGCATGTTGCAGCAGGAGCCTTAAGAAAGGTGAAAATGCGAGTTAATTACTCAACAAAACTACATGAACACAgtggttattattatttttgtgttcaGTATAGTATGTGAAAGTGCAACAATTAGCTAGTTTCATTATTACTTGTGTACAGCTATGGCTGTGTTCATAGATGTAAAACGACCATAAAAATCAACCTTAAGCAGATGTGAGTCAAtcgtttgttttgctgcagcgTAAGTGAGATTTTACACGTATAACATCAGATGAAGTTGTAAACTAGTCGTACTGAAAGCAGCAGACACTTGTTCTCTCACTTCTGACCTTAACCTTAACCAGCTGGTTAAGATAAACCAAAGCACAAGCAAGCTGTTTCATAGTTTGATATCGATGATTAAATTCAGCTGCAAGAAATCAGAATCTTCAGCTCCAAATGTGTTTGTCACTTATTCACACTTTcactacttttttttaaatccaaaattttacattacatttacatttttcatacATACTAAATGTGAAACAAAGCTAATGTTTGAATAAACGAGCTATTAAaattaagaaacaaaacatcatgtTCTTGTTTTCGTGCTGTTGTCTTCCCTGTGTTGCTCCTGCGTTAGCTATGTCCTATCAGCCGTGGTGGCTGAGGAAACAGTTGCAAACATTGTGACCTGTGACACTGCAAAGCCTCCGTTTGCACTTTGGACTCACGATGGAGGTCATCCCGACACATCCTGCATCAGCCTTTCACTGACAGGGTGAGGAAGTGGTCAGTCCCATCATATCTCATATCATCCACAGGCCTGGGAACTTCTGCCTGTTTGATTAGTCTTGGCtggtttttgtcttcatttcctTTGAAGGGTCGTCCCCTGGTCTGCTTTTCAGGGTAGATGAGTCCTTGGGCAGCATCCAACCTTAAGTACGTCTAACACTGGTGTTTCTGTGCCAGCGTTGCTGCACCACCCTGGTGGAGAAGCCACATGACAGCACTGTCAGACATCTGCCAAATTCTGCACAGGTGTCACCGGTCAGACTTGCTTGAATGTGACACAGGGCAATCATCATATCAGCCAAATCCACTGCTCCGACATAATCAGAGGACATGGTCGTTGGTGTAGCGCAGCGCATACGCAGGTCTAGGCCAGTCAGGGTTACCCACAATACACAATATCCAATGTTTAGTTAATGTTTGCTTTCAGAATTACAAAAGACCTTGTGATGCTGCATCGGCGATGTGTTAGAGGCACAAATGAAGAGCTTACCCACCTTCCAGGCACAACTGCACCACTGGGCATGGCGTGCTTACCTTCCTCATGTCCTCTTTAGAGTAGCATCTCACAGGAGTTAAACAAGGTGACTGTTTTGCTATCTGCACCTTTGACCAGCAAGCTTTGCATTGTTGTCTATAAAGTTTATTTTGATGACTCATCAAACTCAATGATGCAGAATAAACTGTCAAACCTGCACAGCCGCAAAACAGCATTTGCACCAAATCCGAACTCTTTTATGTGGAGTTTGAGCAGCACCATCAAATGTAGAATGCAAGTGCATACACAAAACCACCTCCATAGCGATCTCAACCCCCCTGTTTTGGGGTTTGCTGGGGAGAGACTGCAGCAGAATTCCAGCTTTTCCGCCTTTGTAAGGAACCATCATCTCATCCGCTGAGAGCTGGTTCTCACATACATGGCATGACATCTGCTcgtttgtcacattttgcatCTGCTGCCTGGTAGTTTTCCACTGCAGGCATTTTCACCATACCCATGATCGGCTTCATTCCAATGAATGGCTTGATTACAAAGGCATTAGTGTTGGTGCTGCATCCAATGAGCTGACAGGAATACAAGTTTGTCTGGTGAGCACTGACCTCAAAAATGTCCTCTTCAAACAATTTCGCAGAAGTAGGCTGGAGCTGGGCAGCTCATCTGGTGCAGTGTGGTGTCGCAGTAGAGTGGTgttcatgctttgtttttctccacctgttgaaaaggaaacaagtgatgaatgaaaaaaaaaaacacatacacccACCTTCCCCCAGTGTGAACCACCTGACGATGTGTAACCATACACAAACTCtggtctctctccctctgtgtgtgtgtgtgtgtgtcggtgggggctccttccttcctctcttttacTAACACACACCATATGCACATCATGTATTactgcagacacatgcagtaTGCACAGCAAACCCACTGGAACCCACCAGTGAAGCTATAATCAGATGGggtctgctgctgtctccttcctctcactgtCCCGCTGCACACAGCTCATCTTCCTCGCCAATTCCCTCCTCAGACTTCACCTGTCGCCTTCATGAACTGttaaactgctgactgagattCCCTGAAAACACATGTACGCTGGCAAATGATCAAATATTAGATATTAAGGAGCCAAAATGGGCGCTTTAATtgttatattattacatattataGAATTTGATTACTATTGATTCACTGATATGTAAGATGCATTTAACGGCTGCAATAGAgctaattttattcattttccagACTTGTGGGttttttacttcactgtatGCCAACACATTGTATTTCATGTGCTCAGACATTTCtaaaatcttcatctgaaaaGAAACCAGCATCTATTAACTAACTAAGTCatcaatatttccctctgaaatgcaggaGTAGAGGTAGGAAGTAGCttcaagtacctcaaaataTTACTGAAATGCAGGATCTGAGTAAATGTTCTGAGTCCGTGTGCACTGCCATTGTGGATTTTGGTACAAATGATAGGCATATTTTTGAGTGTTGGCATGAAGCCGCATCACCTGAGTACCCGACCCATCAGTGTTTCTCATGATATAAAGTGCACCCACTGAATGTCTCTGTACCCACATCCTGTTGACTGACAGTATGTGACAgtttgtttgtgattttttttccatttgctctATGTGGGTTAAAGGACACTGATGTTGGATCACAGCGTCTGTTTGACAAGTGCAGATTGTTTTGCAGATTTAATCTTCACCATAggactggagaaaaaaaaaatctcaaatgaaCGCATTATGAAACAGTAATCCTCGTgcttaatataaatattttctatttatgcACATGTGTGATCTATTTACAGGATAGATTTAGGTAATgggggctgcacggtggctcggtggttagcagcgtcgcctcacagctagaagatccccagTTCGACcctgcctggggtctttctgtgtggagtttgcatgttgtccctgtgcagcgtgggttttcaccgggttctctggcttcctcccacagtccaaaaacatactgaggttaattgataactctacattgtccgtaggtgtgaatgagtggtgtgcgtcgttgtttgtctgtatatgtagccctgtggtaggctggcgacctgccttcgcccgagagacggctgggataggctccagccccccgtgaccctgcaaaggattcagcggcgtatagataatggatggatggatttagGTAATGAAGTTAACTTCCTATATGTTGTACAggctcttttttctccttcttgtcATTCATTGGCCTTATATTTCACATGCATATAAAAGTGATTGCAGTTTGTACTCAAGTAATGTACTCGAGTTATGGAAGACTTTGtgagaaataagaaaaatgccTCACCAAATCACTGTCACCGTCTACTGGCACTGAGTATCAAACAGAAAGTAATTGTCCTGTGAGCAACTTTGCATGCGGCACTCAGGAAGCGACCTACTGTTGATAGATTTTCTGTGACATATGCAGTTGTCCAGTTGTAATCTACACAATCATATCACTACActcttttttccatcattcttattttgtgcatgttttaaaaattcCTACAACAGCCATTGCATCAAACAAAGcaatcagacaaaacaatctGCATTCAAGGTCCACTGGAGGAAGTGGACCTTGAACAGAAATTGTTTTGTCAACTTCTCTTTACAAGGTCAAGAATCCAGTTCAAAGCAAGAGCTATTCATGGATTTTGGAGatagaaacatgctgcaaaggATGATTTGTAATTTTGTAAAATGAATACAACAGCAGCGCATGGGAGAAATCCTGGATCTTTGCAAACAGAGGTAAAGATCCAcgtgcacactgcacacagagtAGTGCTGAAACCAAACCTGCAGTCCCTCATCATTGCTCATGTTGCATCAGGAGCCTTAAGAAAGGTAAAAATGCAAGTTAATCAATCAACAAAACTACATAAACACAgtgcttattattattttgtgttcaGTATATTATGTGAAAGTGCAACAATTAGCTGATTTCGTTCCTACTTTTCTACAATTATAACCATTTCCATAGCTGTAAAATTAGCATAAATATCAAGCTTTAAAAAGCACCAAAGTAATTGATTCACAAAGCTGGTTAAGATAAACCAAAGTACACTCAAGGTGTTTGTAGTTtgaaattaatgtttaaatgtggCTGATGGTGCAAGAAATTAGCATCATCAGCACCCAATGTCTTTGTCACTTATTCAACTTTCATTTCATAAGTTCATTTGTCATCTGCTCATTTGCTCCATGTGGGTTAAAGGACACTGATGTTGGATCTCAGCTCATGTCTGACACGTGCAGATTGTTTTGCAGATTTGATCTGGACTGGGAGAGAAAATCTCAAATGAGCTCACAGGTTTTGACCTTTGTGTAACAGTAATCTTCGTGCTTTATATAACGAGAATATGCAGTCCAGTAACACATAATATGTGATGCATGATAACATGTTTGACATCTGCCACCTGCTAAGAGCCACGACAGATATCTATGCACAGATCACAAGTATTTACTTACTCAATAggttcatttcctgtgtgtgctaCAGGCTCTTctttcttgttcttctcctttatTGGCCTGATTTTTCACATGCTTTGCCTTTCGGCTACTATAATAATGCATTACACTGTTTTGTGTATATAtcactttttaaatttcattgaTAATGTGCGTGATAAACCTCGTTTGCTGTGGCTGTTAACATAGGTAACATAGCGAGAGTAGGGGGTTGCTAGGGCTGCAGCCCCTCCTAGTGGCTGTAGCTTAGAATCTTAAATGCATCAGCAATAACTGACCCCACACCAGTCTACAAGTATCAGCAGCCCAGGCAAACCCAAAGCAAATtgatagctgttcttgaaccatttggagtacatgcatgtgtttggtctcttttgaaaggcaACACTCTGAACTTTAATCCCCAGTAATGCTACCGGCATTGAGCGTCAGGAATTTTTTAAatacactgaagtaaaagtttattttcttcatatttgtctagataaatatctatatatTCATTAAAGCAAAATCTTGGCCATCTATATTAATATTTGCAGTACCAATACCTATATTTTGGTTACATAGCTACCAgtttactatatttatcacttcaaactgtgtgtaATATCCCTATTCAAACTAAATTGCTTGATTTGACATGATTCAGCTGTGATACAACCACTGAAGGGAGCAGATCAGCGTtctcagaatttcattggctatttaaagcgtcagtcatctgcaaaatcGGCTCAATCatcacacagaagaagagaagcgGGCCCTTTCAGTCAACCCAGAGCATGGTTGACCTCTCTGGCTGCTAGGCTTCATATGGTAGACCGTGATTGATCAAGTAAAGTGTCATTTGAGACGTGAGACTCTGCAGAGTAACTGGAGACAACATGGCACCCGTGGGTATATGTTTCTGGAAGTTGTAAAGGGGAAACCAGAAGATAAACGGAAGACGAACACATCTCCTAatttaaaaggagaaaacatcatAGCATGCTTTGGACTAAATGTTGGAGTGGATCATCTGGACCTTTGCTGATGTTACCAGGCAACTGTTGTGTTATGAGTGTTATCGATCTGTGGATCACCCAGAGACGTAACCCGTGAGTTCCCTAAATGTTGCTtcaattttaaaaagcagttgtctgtctgctgttggcGTTTATTgagcctcctgttgtgattgtatcttgaaataAATTGCATCAATCGATTCAGGAGAATCTTAGCTTTCTAATGGTGCATAATACCGAAAAGCAGCGTTTTTGTCAATAGAAGGgaagaacaataaaacaacaataaattcTGTTACGGCTGGAGGCGGGCTGTTGTAATGGTAagggtttttgtgtgtgtgtgtgtgtgtgtgtgtgtgtggggggggggtataTGCCTATAACAGTAATCCTCGTGCTAACGAGAATATGCAATCCAGTAACATGCAGTATATGATGCatgacaaacaacagcagatcAAGCTGATAACATGTTTGACATCAGCCACCTGCTAAGAGCCACGACAGATATCTATGAACTATTTACTGGATGAATTGGTTCATTTCCTGAATGTGGTACaagctccttttttttgttcttctccttTATTGGTTATTGATTTTTCACATGCATCCCCATGCATGTGTATAACAATGCATTATACTGTTATGTGTAAAAAGTCcatatgtttttaattgtaCTAACAATAT
The DNA window shown above is from Chelmon rostratus isolate fCheRos1 chromosome 5, fCheRos1.pri, whole genome shotgun sequence and carries:
- the nkx6.3 gene encoding homeobox protein Nkx-6.3 — its product is MDPNIQGSFLFNNSLNQFPSDLKAPVCQYSVPNSFYKLNPGLNSQLQAGTPHGISDILSRSMVGMGSTGTTTLLSGYSTMGGFGPSVTSTSMYYNRDYNSNLGGFSKPGAECPMKGRSVSCWAESGCDWRGGRQQCTNSSGPLGEMSGRKKHTRPTFSGHQIFALEKTFEQTKYLAGPERARLAYSLGMTESQVKVWFQNRRTKWRKKSASEPSSTQTSHAGQSGEASENEVEDEEYNKPLDPDSDDDKIRLLLRKHRRAFSVLRLGPHHV
- the LOC121607190 gene encoding E3 ubiquitin-protein ligase NEURL3 isoform X2, which translates into the protein MAKEGDHRDTERPHRCSMSCLGPLTFHSQAVGVKVRLSRGCLLAERSGGTFKHGLVFSSRPLKINERIRLRMEKDADHWHGAVRVGFTSTPPSARSLPLPTMAIPDLTDTPGHWAAPVHESYCQAGSELEFWVSYGGAIYITSSNTKQQKLLEGVDLSRPLWAMIDIYGKTRSIYLLGSEKRGLLCTRRSCPAPECLTSPDVKNHYSLIPHGDSDECMSSFDTEDPAGTPRPSCLAATAVCVAAAPPEWSSSLAAARCVGRTLALL
- the LOC121607190 gene encoding E3 ubiquitin-protein ligase NEURL3 isoform X1; protein product: MAKEGDHRDTERPHRCSMSCLGPLTFHSQAVGVKVRLSRGCLLAERSGGTFKHGLVFSSRPLKINERIRLRMEKDADHWHGAVRVGFTSTPPSARSLPLPTMAIPDLTDTPGHWAAPVHESYCQAGSELEFWVSYGGAIYITSSNTKQQKLLEGVDLSRPLWAMIDIYGKTRSIYLLGSEKRGLLCTRRSCPAPECLTSPDVKNHYSLIPHGDSDECMSSFDTEDPADDNIVLDCVVCMNRNATTFLPCGHRCLCRRCTPRVVQQFGCCPLCRQDIGAPLTEVC